The Verrucomicrobiota bacterium genomic sequence CATGACCAAATTCACCGGTTGGTTGTCCAATGCATCAAAATTAACGCCTTTCCGGGAACGTCCCAGCGCGCCGACAACTTCATAGATCAAATCGGTCGAAGCGTGGGGAATGCCGATTCCAAACCCGATCCCGGTACTCATTGAGCTTTCGCGCTTCTTGACCACAGCCGCGACTGATTGGCGATGTTCGGGTTTAATCTTCCCGGTTACGACCAGATTATCGATCAGTTCATCGATGGCTTCCCAACGGTTGGAGGCCCGCAAGTCAGTCACGATTTGGTCTCGCTGCAGAATGTCACCGAGGTTCATAGAAATAATCGGAACTCAAAATATTTCGCCTGAACCGATCCACCATTTCAAGAGCGAATTGCTGGTGCATAGGCCCTGTGTCGTGTCGATGCAGCACGCACCAGAATTGTTTGCTTTCCAGTCTCGCTCTGAGCGTAGTCACAAAAAAGCCCCGACGGAGTTTCCGTCGAGGCTTCCTCGGGAAAATGAACGACAAGACTACGGGCTGGCGTAAGCTTTCACTGTATCACCGATCTTTTTGGCGGATTCGTCAATCTTCGCTTTGATCGCATTCGGGTCATCCGTCGTCTTGGCGATCTCGGAAACAGCTTTCACTTCTTGAACCAAGGATTGGATTGCCGATGTTAACGCTTGGGCCTTTGTCACGGCTGCAGTGTCCTTCGAGACGTTCGTTACTTGAGTCTGAGCAAACAACACCAGCGACTGCCGTTCGGCCGCGCTCAAATTGGTATCCTTGGCGATTGTCGCCACCGTACTCACAGTGGCCTCTGCCAGACGGACGCCCGCCGTAGTAGCGTTCTGAGTGATGCCGACCGTGGCAGCTGCAGTAGTGGTGGCTTGTGCTGCGGCAGTCTGAGCGGCCTGGAGTTGCGCTGCCGGAGCGGATGCGGCGGTGGCTTGAGCCGATGCTGCAGCGACTTGAGCAGTTGCTGTATCAGTAGCGGCTTTGGCTACTGCTGCTGCTGCCGACGTGGCAACCTGCGTTACTGTCGCTACTGTCGATTGTTTCTCGGCAACGCTCAACGAGGTGTCCCTAGCAGTCGCGGCAACGTTTGCAGCGACCGCTGCCGCAAGCTTGACCGCTGCTTCAGTCGCAGCCTGAGCGGCGGCTCTCGCGGCTTGAGCGGCGGCTGCGGCGGCTTGAGCTGCTGCTGCACGAGCAGCGCCTCCATCAGTCGCTTGAGCGGCAGCGGCTGAGGCTTGATTTGCGCTTGTTTGTGCCGCGTTTGCTTGAGCGGTAGCTTGTGCTGCAGCCTGAGTCGCGGTTGCGACAACCTGCGCGACTATGGTCGTTGTCTGTGTTATCAAGTTCTCCTGTTCCTGCTTTGTTAGATTCGATGCGGGTTTGGCCACGGCGTTGATGGCTTTCACGGTTTCTGTGATCAGAGATGCTTGACTTCCCGTGTCTAGCTTTGCCGTCGTCGCTGTGTTCTCAATGCTCTTGACTGCGTCGTTGAAAACTTGGCTTCTTGGCGCGGGAGCAGGCGGCGGCGTTGACTTTGGCGGACTTGGCGGTGGTCTCAGCGTTGGACGTCCACCGACACGCTTGCGGACCGGAACGCTAGCACTTGAGCCAGTGTTCTTGGCGATGGAACTGATCATGGCCAGAGTCGCGTCGCTTTCGATCTCGGTTTTCGCGGCCGGGACGGCAGCAATTACAGCCTCCGTAATCTTGTCGGAAAGCTCAGGAACGGCCCCAACGATCCGACGAGTGATTCGTATGGCGTCTTTTGGCGCCGCTTTGGCAACGCTGGTCGCGATTCGCGTCGCGTGATCGGGGGAATAACTGGCTGCGATCAACGCAATCTCTTGAGCTTGCGCCGGGCACAATTCCGCCGCCAGCGCGGCAACAGCGGCACTTGTTTCCGGGGCGACTTCAGCGATTGCTTCCAGCAAGGTAGAAGCGAGAGCTGGGCTCTTGGACAGGATGATCCGAGTCACGGTGACGGCGACTTCTTCGCGGTCGGTCTCGCTGGCTTTTTGAACAATTTTAGCAGCGTTTGGGGCTTGCTCCAGTGCGGGAACACCCACCACGGCATCCCGGATGGCCCTGGTCTGGGATTCCGTCAAAGCATTTGCAGGTAAAATTCCGAAACCTAAAAGAGCCGCCAACACAGCAGCCATCCTTATCTGTTTTCGTTTCATAAGTTCAGTTACTAAGTACTTTGTTCCCCGTTCAATACGGCCGATTACTATCGGGTCTCAATGCCTAAGTCAAACATTTTTTAGGGATTTCGGACTCGATTTCTTGAAGCCCTGTCGCGTAGTCGAGGCATGGATTGAACTTCGGTGCAAGGGGTTGGAGACCGACTGGCGATGGTGTGTCCGAGCTTTCCGGTTTCCAGTGGATTCCTTCGGGGGAAATTGGCCCGAACTTTGCGCTAAAGATGTTCCAAGATCCGGGGCTTGGGTTAGCCGCCGCTGAGAATTGGTTGCCTGGGGCATGTAACCGGCCTTGCCTGCTGCCCGTCATTAGCGATATTCTACAGCAGACCGTATGACCAAGATTCCGATGCTCTTGCACTCAGTGATTGTCCACCTCATATGACCGATGCACTTCCGTCCTCGCTTGGTGTCAAGCGGCGCAAATCCTCCTGGTCAAAGTGGGTAGGCCTTTTGGTTGTTCTTGGCGCAGGGGGAGCCGGGGCATATTGGTATTTCAACAGGGAAAACAGCAAACCTGCCGAATACCGGGCTGCGAAAATCTCTCGGGGCGACATCACTCAGACCGTCACTGCCAACGGTCAACTGACGCCTGTGAAGAACGTGCAGGTGGGCAGCCAGATTTCAGGAACCATCACGGAAATCAGCGCAGACTTCAATTCCAAGGTCAAGAAAGGCGAGTTGATCGCCAAGATCGACCCCGCGACGTACGAGCGGAATCTTTCCCAGGCCGAAGCCGAACTCGCAAACGCCACGGCGGCGCAAGAACTCGCGGACCTTAACTTCAAACGTGCCAAAGAACTCTTCGCCAACAAACTCATTTCTGAGGCGGATTACAACCGCGCGGAAGTCGATTTGCACCAGGCCCAGGCAATTGTCAAAATGCGCCAGGCCAATGTCGAGCGCGCCAAAGTGGATCTGGAGCGGACGCGGATTTTTGCGCCCATTGACGGCATCGTGATCTCGCGCAACATCGAAGAAGGCCAGACGGTGGCCGCGAGCTTCAATACGCCGACGCTATTCCTCATCGCGAATGACCTGGCAAAAATGCAAATCGAGGCGGCCGTTTCGGAGGCGGACGTCGGAGGGGTTCAAGAAGGCCAGCCGGTCAATTTCACTGTCGAAGCGTACACACGTCAGTTCAAGGGGCAGGTGAAACAAGTCCGGTTTGCGCCTATCACAAATCAAAACGTCGTCACTTACACCGCCATCGTCGAGGTGGATAATCCTGATCTCAAGCTTCGCCCCGGTATGACGGCCACGGCGTCCATCATTACTTCACAGAAAAAGGACACGCTTCGCGTACCGAACGCGGCGTTTCGTTTCCGTCCACCTGAAGGCGCTATTGCGAAAACTTCGACCAATGCCGTCAGCAGCAGCGGGTCTTCCAATCAAATCCAGGCTCCAGTAGCCACCAGCGGCCCATTCGCTGGCCTGCCGACACCCCCGTGGATGGACGGCGAACGCCGCCGCCCGACCCAAGAGGAACGGGAGAAGTATGAAGCCTCTCTGACCCCGGAACAGCGCGACCAATATCGCCAAATCATGGATCAGATGCGCGCGCGTTTTGCCCAGGGCGGAGGGGGCGGAGGTTTTGGAGGTGGCGGCCTTGGCGGAGGTGGCCCGGGGCTTCCCGCGTTTGGGAGCGCCTCGCGCACCGCGCAGGAAGGACCGCGCACTCAAACCGTTTATGTGCTGGAGAAAGAAGCGGGAATTGGCGGCGGCGAGGAGCAAGTCTTGCGCGCCGTTTCGGTCAAAACAGGCATAACCGACGGAACGAACACGGAAATCCTCGAAGGCTTGAAAGAAGGCGAGGTGGTTGTGACCGGTCTCGTTACGCCTGAACCCTCCGCCATGGCGATGCGTCCGCCTGGAGGGGGGGCCTTCGGAGGCCCATTTGGCGGGGGCCCGCGGCGCTTTTAGTTTTCCCCGATGCCTGCCATCGTAAAACTGGAGAACTTCCGCAAGACGTACTACACGGGCGAGGTCGAGGTCCATGCCGTGCGCGGTGTGTCTTTGGAAATCCAGCAGGGCGAATTCGTCGCGATCATGGGAGCAAGCGGTTCGGGCAAATCCACCATGATGAACTCCATCGGATGTCTTGACCGGCCCACGGGCGGGCGTTACTTGCTGGATGGAGTCGATGTCGGCGAGCTTGGCCGCGATGAACTGGCCGACTTGCGCAATTCGAAAATCGGGTTTGTCTTTCAGGGATTCAATCTCCTCTCCCGGACGTCTGCGCTGGAGAATGTTGAATTGCCGATGCTCTACGCCCGGCCGGGCGTGCGCGGACGAGAACAGCGCGACCGCGCCCTGCGAGCGCTCGAGTTGGTCAGCCTCAGTGATCGCGCGGGGCACCATCCGAATCAACTTTCAGGCGGCCAGCAGCAGCGGGTTGCTATCGCGCGAGCCCTCGTCAATCAACCCAAGCTCCTTCTGGCGGATGAACCCACCGGCAATCTGGACAGCCGGACGAGCATTGAGATCATGGGCGTCTTTCAAACCCTGAACGAACAAGGAATGACCATCGTCATGGTCACGCATGAACTCGACATCGCCCGCTACACCAAGCGCAGCGTGATCATGCGCGATGGCCGCGTCGTGAAGGACACTCCGGTGACAGACCGGTTGTTCGCCAGCCAGGAACTGCAAAAATTGGAACGCGAGCAAAAGGAAATCCAACTCGTCTCGTAGATGATTATCTTCGCCACCTTCAAGATCGCTCTCCGCGCACTCCGGCGAAACACGCTGCGCACCCTTCTGACCATGCTGGGTATTATCATCGGCGTCGGCGCCGTCATCGCCGTCGTCAGCATTGGCAGCGGGGCGAAGGCGCAGGTCGAAGCGCAGATCGCGAGCATGGGGCAAAACGTGATCCTCATTCTCTCAGGCAACGTCTCCCGCGGCGGGTTCAGAATGGGCTTTGGCACGGCCGGGACCCTGACTCGCGAAGACTTCGAGGCCATTCGAAAAGAGATTCCCGATGTCAGCGGCATCAGCCCGGAAGTTTGGGCTTCCGCGCAAATCGCTGTGGGCAACCAGAACTCCAGCAGCCAGGTCCGGGGCGTCGGAGTCGATTACCTGGACATTCGTTCGTGGAAACTGACCAGCGGCGCAAACTTCACGGAGGCCGACGTGCGCAACGGGAACAAAGTGGCGCTGCTCGGCAAGACGACGGCGGAGTTGCTCTTCGGCGACGAGGATCCAGTCGGGCAGATCATCCGCATCAAGAATGCTCCGTTCACCGTGCTCGGTTTGCTCGCGCAGAAAGGCATGAGCGGCCAGGGCAGCGATCAGGACGATATCGTGCTGGTGCCTTACACCAGCGCGATGACAAGGCTGACCGGGCAGACGACCTTTCGATCCTTCAACGCGCAGGCCTCCAGCGCAAAACTCCTCCCCAGTGTGCAGAACGATATCATCAGCCTGCTTCGCCAGCGGCATCGCATCGGCCCGGATCGCGAGGACGATTTTCTGGTCAGAACGCAGCAGGAGATTTCGGAAATGGCTACCGCCACCTCGAAAGTCATGACGTGGCTCCTCGGCTCCGTGGCCGCGGTTTCCCTGATTGTCGGCGGAATTGGCATCATGAACATCATGCTCGTCAGCGTCACGGAACGCACGCGCGAGATTGGCATTCGCATGGCTGTGGGCGCGCGCGGCCGAGACATCCTTCTGCAATTCCTGACCGAAGCGGTCGTGCTGAGTCTGCTGGGGGGATGTCTGGGAATCTGCGTGGGATTGTTGAGTTCCAAGGTGCTCCCCAGACTCTTGAGCTCGCTTGGAGTGACGACACTGGTCTCCCCGACGTCCATCGTCGTCGCCTTCCTTTTCAGCGCGGTCATCGGCATTTTCTTCGGCTTTTATCCTGCACGGAAAGCCTCCCAACTCGACCCCATCGAATCGCTCCGGTACGAGTGAGCCGACGGAGGATCCAATCCTCCGGCTCTCTTCGCGGTGAGGAATTCTCTCAAGCAGTGAACAAAGTAGAGCGAGCCCGTCCCGCGAGCCGTGCGACAGGCTTGGAACACGTCGGCTCGCCGGGGACAGGTTCGCCTTGCCTCCCTCAATGCCCAACGGAAGCTTCCCGGCCTCCGAGCCGTGCGCACGACCCTTGAACCCATCGCCGGTAGGGCGGTGGTGCCGCATCGACCGAAGACCGGCTGCGCAGCAACGCAGCCCTACCGGGTTCATGGGAAGTTCCCACGGCCAAAAAGCCGTGCAGACGGCCCTTGAACCGAAAACCATGCGGACCGCAGCCTTCAGGCTGCTTCCGCGCACTCGCCGGAGTCCAGCGCTGAAGTGGCCGAAAGGCCACGGTCGGAGGAGACGGTTCATGGGAAGCTCGCGGACCGCTGAAGTTTCCAAAACTTCCATTCCATTTTTCTCGTCCCGCTTTATCCTCCAGTCGTATGCCAGAGCGCTTCGAAGGAAAGAGAGCGTTAATTACCGGAGGAACCGGCGGGATTGGCAGTGCCATCGCGCTGGCCTTCGCCGGACAAGAATGCAACGTCACGGCGACTGGCCATACCCTCGAACAGATCAAGAGATTCCCTCACCTCAGTTCGAAGGTCGAGGCCCGAATGCTCGACGTGACCGACGATAATTCGATTCAAGAAGTGATCGCTGGATTCCACCAACTTGACATCCTGGTGAACTGCGCCGGGACGATCCTGCGCCAGAATCGCGAGCACGATCCGGCCGATTTCGAGAAAGTGATCGACGTCAATCTCACCGGCGCCATGCGCCTGTGCGCGGCATGCCGGCCGTTGCTGGCACGGAGCCGGGGTTGCGTGTTGAACATCGCGTCGATGCTGAGCTTCTTTGGCAGCGGCTTCGTGCCCGCGTACAGCGCGAGCAAAGGCGGCCTCGTGCAGTTGACCAAATCCCTGGCCATCGCCTGGGCTGAGGACGGCATCCGCGTCAACGCCATCGCTCCTGGCTGGATCGAGACCGCCATGACGCAACCGTTGCGCGACGACCCGGCGCGCAACCGCGCCATCCTGGAACGGACTCCGATGAAGCGCTGGGGAAAACCCGACGACATCGCCGGCGCCGCCGTTTTTCTATGTTCTCCCCAGGCCGCTTTCATCACCGGAGCGATCCTGCCCGTGGACGGCGGTTATTCCTGCACATAGCGATGCCGGTTTGAAAGGCCCACTCGTAGGCGTTGCGTCGCGGACACGCCAAGGCCAGGTTGCCCAAGCCCGTTTTGCCGCCGAGCTTCTCGGGACAAGGTATCCACGGAGAACCACGCCACCTGCCCCTGCGGATGGAAACGGATGAACACGGATTCGCGGCCGAAGCGGGAAATCCTTCGGAGAATTCTCCGCCACGAGAGGAAACAAGATCAGGAAAGGGAGCCTGTTGTCAGCGCATTGCTCGACCACCGAGATTCATGGGCACTCTCAAATGCGCAGAAAGATCTTGCGGCGATACATCCAAAACAGGATCAACCACAGAACCAGCAGCACCGCGCCGCCCGTCACCAGCGGTTCGCAGGCGTCGCCCAGGATTTTGAAAGCGTTCGGTCCCAGGTGCGTTCGGAGTGAGCTGGTGATAAACCCGTTGATCAGGTGATCCATGCAATAGATGGCGATGGAGTTCAAGCCGATGACCACGAGCGGGAACGCCCAGCGCTTGCACCGCCACACGTCGATCACGCCGTAGAACCCTGCCAATAACAGAAAACACCACCCCCCGCTGAAGATCGTCCAGGTCGGCGTCCAGATTCGCTTCACGTTCGGGCAGACGCCGAGCCAATGCAGCAGCGTTCCAGCCACCAGGCAGAGGACGCCCGCCAGCGCCAGCAGTTTCACCTTGGCGATCGCTGGACGCTCGCTGCGCAGCCATCCGCCGGCAATCAATCCGAGTATCATCGTGCCGAGGGTTGGAATGAAACTCAGCGTCGAGTATCCGCCGCCATTGAAGAGAAAAGGTTTCTCGCGCGGCCACAAATTCAGGAACCACTGGTCGAACGCCCAGGCCAGATTGCTGTTCTTGTTCCAATGCGCCACGAAGCTGTCCGGGCTGGCCAGATGCGGCCAGCCTGCGGCCACGCCGACTTTTGCGTAATCGAATTCCGGCCCCGGCAAAGGGTACAGCGCAAACGCAGCCCAGTATCCCACGAGAATCGTTCCAAGGGCGATCCACTGCGCCCGCATTGCGCGAAAGCCCAGCAAGAAAAGGAACGTGTAACCGAGCCCGATCTGGCTAAGTGTGTCCTCAAACGTGAAGTTGGTTTGGGAGCGGCCCGTGGACCGCAGGAACACGCCCAGAAAAACCAAAAGAACCGACCGCCAAATCGCGTGGGCCGTCATTGCCAACGGGCTTTGCCCCTTGGCCAGCCGGCTGGCAATCGAGTAAGGCAGCGCGACGCCCACGATGAAACTGAACGAAGGCTGTATCAAATCGTGCAGCGAACATCCGGCCCATTCCACGTGCGTCTGGTGGTAGGCCAGAAATTTCCAGAACGAACTTTCCGGAAGCGCGCGAGCGACCCGGCTCAGGCGCAGCACCTCGGCCGCCATGAGAAACATGACGAAACCGCGATAGACATCGAGTGAAGTCAGCCGCGTCGAAGCAGGTTTTGAAGTGGGAGTGTCCATGGAATGAAGTGGAAGGTTATCCGGGTTCAAGGATTGGGCACTGGTTGGCCTTGCTCATAGAACTTTTTCGGCATCGCTTCAAGCCATTCTCGGCATGCGAGGGCAGGTCTGCTCAGACGATCCATGAAACCGCACTTCCCCGTGCAGAATCTCAAATCTCAAATCTGAAGTTGCTGCGCTCAGCTTTGCAGGCTGCCTTCGTGGCGGCTGCCCTCACGAACTGGACGAATCGCGCGCAACCCTACGGGCAGCCGGACCGCGACCAGCCGGGCGATACCATGATTCAAGAATTCCTGCGAAGGGAAACGGAACAGATTCACGCCGCGATCGCGCAGGACCTCAGATCAACCGAGGATTGGAACAAGCTTCGTTCGCAGCACAAGCAGGAATACGCTGCAACTCGGCGAGATCGCCGCAATTCATCACGGGACCTACCGGGAAAACCGCTGGTGGTGGCATTCGCGCGGTTACACGCCGGCCGGTGTCGAATGTTGGAACGGCGTTCGCGGCATCGATTATCTCCTGACGCGGGGCGACGTCGATCCCGAACGCATTGCGGTCACAGGAATCAGCGGCGGCGGCGCGACGACCTTCTGGATCGCGGCAGCGGACGAGCGCGTCAAAGTCGCCGTCCCGGTCAGCGGCATGGCGGATATGCTCTCCTACGTGCCCAAAGAAGGTTGCTTCCATTTACCAGGCCGCGGGCGCGCCTTCAAAGTTCTCCGCGCGTTGACAACCATTTCCCGAGTCGCCACCTTAGCCGCCATGCCCCGTTGTTCGCTCGGTCGGCGCGGACTCTTGTTCAGCCTTATCGTTTTCGCAGGCACCATTGTTGCGGACGCTCCTCCCCCTGAACCTGACGGTAGGGCGAGCCTGTCCCCAGCGAGCCGAGTCGGACGTGTTCCAGTCACGTCGAGCGGCTCGCCGGGACGGACTCGCCCTGCCGGCGGTCCGTTCCATTTCCACCACGAAGGAATCCTCGGCACCTCTTTCGATCTGATCGTTCGAACCGACGCAGCGGAAGTGGCGTGCAAAGTCGAGCAATCTGTCCTCGCTGCAATCGAGCGTCTCCGAAGAATTCTCAGCACCTACGATCCGGCCAGCGAAATCAGCCGGCTCCCTGTCAACCCCAAGCCGATGCGCTGTTCGCCTGAATTGTTCGAAGTGTTGAGCGCTTACGAAACCTGGACCGCGCGTTCTCGCGGCGCGTATCAAGGCCAACTGGGAGAACTCATCCGCGCCTGGCGCGCCGCGGAACAGGCCGGTGTGCCTCCGGCCTCGGCTTCCCTTGCGCGAATCGTGCGGAACGTGTCAACGCCTGCCTGGACTCTCAACGCTTGCGAACGGACCGTCCAGCGCCTCTCGCCGCAACCGCTCAATCTGGATTCGCTCGGGAAAGGATACATCCTCGGCAAAGCTGTCGCCGCTGCGCGCGCCGCCGCGCCATCGATCGCCGGACTGTTGCTTAACCTCGGCGGCGACATCTTCGCGAGCGGCCTGGAAGCGCCGTCGCGTCCCTGGCTCGTGGGCGTGGCGCATCCGCGAGACCCCGCGGACAACGCCGCGCCGGTCACGCAGGTGTGGCTGGCGGACCGCGCGATTTCGACCAGCGGGGGTTACGAGCGCGGCTACACGATTGCGGGCCGCCGCTATTCGCACATTCTCGATCCGCGCACCGGCAGGCCTGCGGAAGGCATTGCATGCGCAACTGTTGTCGCCGCGGACAACGCCACCGCCAGCGCGCTGGCGACCACATTGTGCGTGCTCAAGCCGGAAGAAGGCCTGGCGCTGATCCGAGCAACACCTGGCGCGGAATGCCTCATCATTGCCGCCAGCGGCGAACAGTTCCGCAGCGCGCAGTTCGCGGCGCTCGAAATCCCCGCCCCCGGCGGCGCGAAGAAAGCGAACGAAGCCAAACCGAGTTTGTGGCCAAAGGATTTTCGATTGACGCTGACGCTCACGCTGAAAGGCCCGGCTGGCGGAGGCGGCGGGTATCGCCGTCCTTACGTCGCGGTTTGGGCGGTGAATGAAAAGGGCGCGCGCGTCCGCACCATCGTGCTTTGGGGCAACCAGGCGCGCTACTTTCCCGACCTTTACGATTGGTCGTACGGCGAGAAGGATCGGCTCGATTGGGCGGCGACGATCGCGCGCGCGACGCGTCCGCCTGGCCGCCATCGCGTGACCTGGGA encodes the following:
- a CDS encoding DUF2271 domain-containing protein; this translates as MADMLSYVPKEGCFHLPGRGRAFKVLRALTTISRVATLAAMPRCSLGRRGLLFSLIVFAGTIVADAPPPEPDGRASLSPASRVGRVPVTSSGSPGRTRPAGGPFHFHHEGILGTSFDLIVRTDAAEVACKVEQSVLAAIERLRRILSTYDPASEISRLPVNPKPMRCSPELFEVLSAYETWTARSRGAYQGQLGELIRAWRAAEQAGVPPASASLARIVRNVSTPAWTLNACERTVQRLSPQPLNLDSLGKGYILGKAVAAARAAAPSIAGLLLNLGGDIFASGLEAPSRPWLVGVAHPRDPADNAAPVTQVWLADRAISTSGGYERGYTIAGRRYSHILDPRTGRPAEGIACATVVAADNATASALATTLCVLKPEEGLALIRATPGAECLIIAASGEQFRSAQFAALEIPAPGGAKKANEAKPSLWPKDFRLTLTLTLKGPAGGGGGYRRPYVAVWAVNEKGARVRTIVLWGNQARYFPDLYDWSYGEKDRLDWAATIARATRPPGRHRVTWDGRDDSGDPVPPGTYTIFVEANRERGTYAKESAKISCGSEPSQSVVKATSEFEEAQLTYGPSPSE
- a CDS encoding SDR family oxidoreductase, whose protein sequence is MPERFEGKRALITGGTGGIGSAIALAFAGQECNVTATGHTLEQIKRFPHLSSKVEARMLDVTDDNSIQEVIAGFHQLDILVNCAGTILRQNREHDPADFEKVIDVNLTGAMRLCAACRPLLARSRGCVLNIASMLSFFGSGFVPAYSASKGGLVQLTKSLAIAWAEDGIRVNAIAPGWIETAMTQPLRDDPARNRAILERTPMKRWGKPDDIAGAAVFLCSPQAAFITGAILPVDGGYSCT
- a CDS encoding PTS sugar transporter subunit IIA; protein product: MNLGDILQRDQIVTDLRASNRWEAIDELIDNLVVTGKIKPEHRQSVAAVVKKRESSMSTGIGFGIGIPHASTDLIYEVVGALGRSRKGVNFDALDNQPVNLVMLFLVPQGQFQKHLHTLASIAKLLHRREFRQALELAQDAEAMYEIIRETSTGK
- a CDS encoding ABC transporter ATP-binding protein, which translates into the protein MPAIVKLENFRKTYYTGEVEVHAVRGVSLEIQQGEFVAIMGASGSGKSTMMNSIGCLDRPTGGRYLLDGVDVGELGRDELADLRNSKIGFVFQGFNLLSRTSALENVELPMLYARPGVRGREQRDRALRALELVSLSDRAGHHPNQLSGGQQQRVAIARALVNQPKLLLADEPTGNLDSRTSIEIMGVFQTLNEQGMTIVMVTHELDIARYTKRSVIMRDGRVVKDTPVTDRLFASQELQKLEREQKEIQLVS
- a CDS encoding FtsX-like permease family protein translates to MIIFATFKIALRALRRNTLRTLLTMLGIIIGVGAVIAVVSIGSGAKAQVEAQIASMGQNVILILSGNVSRGGFRMGFGTAGTLTREDFEAIRKEIPDVSGISPEVWASAQIAVGNQNSSSQVRGVGVDYLDIRSWKLTSGANFTEADVRNGNKVALLGKTTAELLFGDEDPVGQIIRIKNAPFTVLGLLAQKGMSGQGSDQDDIVLVPYTSAMTRLTGQTTFRSFNAQASSAKLLPSVQNDIISLLRQRHRIGPDREDDFLVRTQQEISEMATATSKVMTWLLGSVAAVSLIVGGIGIMNIMLVSVTERTREIGIRMAVGARGRDILLQFLTEAVVLSLLGGCLGICVGLLSSKVLPRLLSSLGVTTLVSPTSIVVAFLFSAVIGIFFGFYPARKASQLDPIESLRYE
- a CDS encoding DUF5009 domain-containing protein; protein product: MDTPTSKPASTRLTSLDVYRGFVMFLMAAEVLRLSRVARALPESSFWKFLAYHQTHVEWAGCSLHDLIQPSFSFIVGVALPYSIASRLAKGQSPLAMTAHAIWRSVLLVFLGVFLRSTGRSQTNFTFEDTLSQIGLGYTFLFLLGFRAMRAQWIALGTILVGYWAAFALYPLPGPEFDYAKVGVAAGWPHLASPDSFVAHWNKNSNLAWAFDQWFLNLWPREKPFLFNGGGYSTLSFIPTLGTMILGLIAGGWLRSERPAIAKVKLLALAGVLCLVAGTLLHWLGVCPNVKRIWTPTWTIFSGGWCFLLLAGFYGVIDVWRCKRWAFPLVVIGLNSIAIYCMDHLINGFITSSLRTHLGPNAFKILGDACEPLVTGGAVLLVLWLILFWMYRRKIFLRI
- a CDS encoding efflux RND transporter periplasmic adaptor subunit, giving the protein MTDALPSSLGVKRRKSSWSKWVGLLVVLGAGGAGAYWYFNRENSKPAEYRAAKISRGDITQTVTANGQLTPVKNVQVGSQISGTITEISADFNSKVKKGELIAKIDPATYERNLSQAEAELANATAAQELADLNFKRAKELFANKLISEADYNRAEVDLHQAQAIVKMRQANVERAKVDLERTRIFAPIDGIVISRNIEEGQTVAASFNTPTLFLIANDLAKMQIEAAVSEADVGGVQEGQPVNFTVEAYTRQFKGQVKQVRFAPITNQNVVTYTAIVEVDNPDLKLRPGMTATASIITSQKKDTLRVPNAAFRFRPPEGAIAKTSTNAVSSSGSSNQIQAPVATSGPFAGLPTPPWMDGERRRPTQEEREKYEASLTPEQRDQYRQIMDQMRARFAQGGGGGGFGGGGLGGGGPGLPAFGSASRTAQEGPRTQTVYVLEKEAGIGGGEEQVLRAVSVKTGITDGTNTEILEGLKEGEVVVTGLVTPEPSAMAMRPPGGGAFGGPFGGGPRRF